GCGTGCGTATGGCCATTCTGCGAAGGAGGGGCTGCTTGCGGCAGGGATTGCGGAGCTGGTTTTGTATCGGAAGTATTCCGTTCTGGCAGCATATCCCGATTCGGGAAAGGTGCAGTATGAAATTCTGCAGGATGGGCATGAGCTGTTTGATACGATTTATACTGAGCAGGTGGAATTTATCGTTCTGGTGGAAACAGATGCGGCGGATAGTTTTGAAAAGAAAATGACGGAAATCTTCCGCGGCGCACAGCCGTTTACGCTTTTGGAGGAGGTTTACGGCGTTTGGCAGGAGGGGAAGCTTTCTTTGCAGTCTAATGATTAAAATTTTTTAATAATTAGCCAAATAACGATAATGTTTTAAAAAAAGAACAATTTATACTGGAAAATTGTGCAAAAAACCAGTATAATTGTACTATATTGTGGTGCAAATTGTGAGTAACAGAGATTAAAATAAAATCCTGTGCGAACAGCTTTTTACATTTTAAAAAGGGGTAATGAAGATGAAAAAGAGCTTAAGCAGGGGGAGGGAATGTGTATTATTGTGCACAATACAGCTTTTGCTGTGTGCAGTTGTGTATAGGTTCAACATTCCTAATCCTAATATTATATTATTTGTGTTTTTATCGGCGGTTCTGGTGCAGTGTGGCTATCTTGTGGGGACGCTGTGCGGCATCCTGACCTTGCTTTATTCTATGTTCTTTTTTTCCATAGACCATAGTTGGATTTATTTTGAACCAATCAACAGAGATAAGCTAATCGTTGTTCTGTTAGGCTTGATTGCCAATATCTGTGTTATCGGACATTTACAGCAGAGAAATAAAAATGCGATGCGGGAGATTTCCAAGCTGGAGGCAGAAGGGAAGATTGCGGCAGCACGCGCGCAGATTCTGCACAATATGTCGCATGATATCCGCACGCCCATCAATGGGATTCTGGGAATGGCACACATCATTGAGAGCAATCCTGCGGATACTGCAAAGGTGCTGGAAAATGTAGAAAAGATAGAGAAATCTGCATCGGCACTGCTTTCTCTTGCGAATAATGTGCTGGATATGAATGAGATGCAGTCCGGTAATATACAGATGGAGCGGATTCCGTTTCGGCTTGCGTTGCTTTGCAGAGAAACGATGGAAAACAGCAAAAATCTTTTTCCGGATAACGGTCTGGAGTTCTCCTTTCAGGTGCAGGCGGCATGTGAGCAGGAACTGATTGGCAGCTCCTATCATATCAAGAAAATCCTTTTCAATCTTTACACCAATGCCATTCGCTATACGCAGGCAGGCGGCTTGGTTGCGACCCAAATTACGCTTCTGCGCGAAACAGAGACGCAGGTGGTTCTGCAAATCAAAATCAGTGATACCGGCGAGGGAATGTCGCAGGAATTCATTGATACACTGCTATTTGAGCCTTTTACGCAGGAAAAGGAAAGTGCGCGCACAAAATATCAGGGCAGCGGCTTGGGCATGGCAATCGTAAAGGGCTTGGTTGACCGCATGGGCGGAACCATCACAGCGGAAAGCCAACTGCATAAGGGTTCCACTTTTACACTGGAGCTGCCATTTGAAAAGCCGAAGGAGGCAGCGCAGCAGAAGAAATTAGCAAGTCTTTCCGGTGTGAATATCCTTTTGGCAGATGATAATACGCTGAATCTTGAAATTGCAGAATATATACTGACAGAGGCAGGTGCGGTTGTCACCAAGGCGGAAAATGGAAAAGATGCATTGGAGCTTTTCAAAAATGCGCCCGAAAACAGCTTTGATATTATTCTGATGGATGTAATGATGCCGGAGATGGATGGGCTGACTGCGACCAGACGTATCCGTAGTCTGAATCGGCCGGATGCCGAACGGATTCCGATTTTTGCGGTAACGGCAAGTATTTTTCCGGGAGATATCGAAAAAATCAAGGCGGCAGGCATGACGGCATATTTGCCGAAGCCGCTGGTGTGGGAAGAATTGATTGCTGTTTTGGAACGCTATTGCGAAAAGGCAGATTGCCCCTTGCAGGGCGTATAAAATAAAAAGAAAATAAGAAGTATGTTTAGGTGTGTCCCGATCAGAAAACAGGAGGAAAATGAAATAGCGGAAGCACTGCGGATACATGGAGGTTTCCCACAGGCATCCTTTGGCTTAGGCTGTCAGAGGAAGCTGATGCAGTAGCCGTAGCTTTCAGCATTTCAGTATGCAAGGTTTCTTATCGGAACACACCATTTTTTATCCCTGCCATTTGTGAAACTGTTTTTCCAGAAGGGAAATGGCACGATACATCAGGGCGGAGAGGATTGCCAGAATGACAACCGAAAGCAGCACTACGCGCATGGCGAAGGTCTGCGAGGAATAGACAATCAAAAAGCCCAGACCATCCTGTGCGACGAGAAATTCTCCGACGATGACCCCGACAAAGGAAAGTCCGACATTGATTTTCAGCGCATTGAGGATGCAGGGAATATTCGCGGGGAAAACGACCTTTGTGAGTACCTGCCGTTTTGTGCCGCCGAAAATGCGAATCAGCTTAATCTGGTCTTCATCCACCTGCAAGAAGCCATTCAGTACGGAAAGAATCGTCACTACAATCGAGGTGAGCAGGGCAACGATGATGATAGAGGATTGATTATTCCCGAACCAGACGATGATGATGGGGGCAAGTGCTGTTTTCGGCAGAGAATTGAGAACCACAAGATATGGCTCCGCTACATCGGAAATGAAGCGATTCCACCAGAGCAGCACTGCCGTCAGCGTGCCGAGAATTGTCCCCAGAAGAAAGCCGATTACCGTTTCTCGGAGCGTTGTGCCGATATGCAGGAAAAGAGAGCCGTCCCGAATCATTTTAACGGCTGTTGCGAATAATTCTGTCGGCTGGCTGAAAAGGAAGGGGTCAATCCAACCGCAGTCTGCGGCAATTTCCCAAAGAAGGAAAAACAGAACAAGTAAAAGCGCCTGCAAAAGCCAGACAGCGGCTTTTCTTTTTTGTGTGCGGCGCAGATACGCCGTCTGCTCCTTGGAAATGTGTTCTTTTTCATGAGACATGAACATCCAACTCCTTCCAGATGGCATTGAAATAATCCTTGAATTCAGGGGCTTCTCTTGCCTGCATGGGGGTATGGTTTTCGGTGGAGAACTGAATAGGGAAGATTTTTTTCAGGCGTGCAGGACGCTTGGAGAGCACCACCACGCGGTCGGAAAGACTGATGGCTTCGGAAATATCATGCGTGACGAGGATGGCGGTTTTTCCTTCCTCGCGGATAATCGTGCCGATTTCATCCGAAACGGAAAGCCTTGTCTGATAATCCAGCGCGGAAAACGGCTCATCCAGAAGGAGAATATCGGGACGGACAGCAAGCGTGCGGATGAGTGCCGCACGTTGACGCATGCCGCCTGAAAGCTGGTTGGGCAGGCTGTTTTTAAAATCACCGAGACCATATTGCGCAAGCAGGGTATCAACATAGGCGACGTTTTCGGGGGTCAGCTTTTTCTGGATTTCCAAGCCGAGCAGGGCATTGGAACGAATGCTCCGCCATTGCAGGAGATAATCCTTCTGGAGCATATAGCCAATCGTGCCGCCGATGTAAATGCTCCCTTCAGAAGGGGCAAGCTGTCCTGCCAGCATGGAAAGAATCGTGGATTTGCCGCAGCCCGAAGGCCCGACAATGGATATAAATTCGCCCGCTTGGACGGAAAGGCTCAGATGAGACACAGCAGAGGTTTCTCCGCCGATACTGTGGTAGCGGAGGCTGACATCCTCCAGAGAAACAATGGGGTTCATGGAAAGGACCTCCTTTGCAGAGTTTGATACTTTCAATATATTGCAAAGGGGACAAATGGTGCATTTCTCAGAAAAAAGAAGGGGTAGCCGCAGAGAGAAAAATATGGTAGTATTTCCGAAAGGACAATGTGAAAGGAGAAATAAATATGGATTGGAAAACAACAGCACTGGTTGTGATTGATATGGAGAATGCATTTATCAGCAAGGAATCTCCTCTGTGTATTCAGGAGGCGGCAAAAAGCGTGCCTGCCTGCGGCAGGGTGATTCGCAAGGCGAGAGAAAGAGGGATTCCGGTATTCTTTGTGAACCGCATTTATCGCAGAAACGGCAGTGATGTGGAATTTACACGCTATGACAGCTGGCTTGGCGGCAATCGTTACCTTGCACCCAACAGCAAGGGTGCGTTATCTATCGAGGTGCCTGCGGAATTTACACCGCAGAAGGGGGATTATACAATTATAAAGCCTCGTTTTTCCGCTTTTTTCCAGACAGAGCTGGATTTAATTCTGCGTCGTCTGGGCGTGAAAACTGTGATTCTGACAGGAACAACCACCCCGAACTGCATCCGTACCTCTTGCTATGACGGGCTTTCTCTGGATTATAATATTCTCATCATTGAGGATTGCTGTTCCTCCAATACGGCGGAGATTCAGCGCGTGAATATGGAGGATATGGCAAGGGTTGGCGCAGTGATTACGGATTCCGATACCTTCTGCACAGATGTCTTTGCAGTAGCGGATTTTGCAGGAGAAATTCAGAGAAGGGTACAGCAGGACGAAACGGCACCCGAATAAGAAAGATAAAAAAGCCTTCGACTACGAAAAAACGTAGGGAGGGCTTTTTGTATGCAAAAAATCAGGATTCCTTCTCGGCTTGTTCCGGAAGGGAGGATTGCCGCAGCTGCGCATTTTCCATGCGGAGAGCAGAAAGCTCCTGCTCCATTTTTTCAAGCTGTGTCTTCCAACGGGCATTGACAGCGGCAATTTCATCACTTCTTTGCTCCAGAAGAACGGAAAATTCCTCTATCTGCTTTTTATGGGATGCCTGTAACGCGGTGTATGCCTTGGAATAGTCATCTTCCTCCGCCTGCTTTGCCGCCTTTGGTGCTTCGGGCAGGGGAGAGG
This genomic stretch from Anaerotignum faecicola harbors:
- a CDS encoding cysteine hydrolase family protein, whose product is MDWKTTALVVIDMENAFISKESPLCIQEAAKSVPACGRVIRKARERGIPVFFVNRIYRRNGSDVEFTRYDSWLGGNRYLAPNSKGALSIEVPAEFTPQKGDYTIIKPRFSAFFQTELDLILRRLGVKTVILTGTTTPNCIRTSCYDGLSLDYNILIIEDCCSSNTAEIQRVNMEDMARVGAVITDSDTFCTDVFAVADFAGEIQRRVQQDETAPE
- a CDS encoding ABC transporter permease; this translates as MSHEKEHISKEQTAYLRRTQKRKAAVWLLQALLLVLFFLLWEIAADCGWIDPFLFSQPTELFATAVKMIRDGSLFLHIGTTLRETVIGFLLGTILGTLTAVLLWWNRFISDVAEPYLVVLNSLPKTALAPIIIVWFGNNQSSIIIVALLTSIVVTILSVLNGFLQVDEDQIKLIRIFGGTKRQVLTKVVFPANIPCILNALKINVGLSFVGVIVGEFLVAQDGLGFLIVYSSQTFAMRVVLLSVVILAILSALMYRAISLLEKQFHKWQG
- a CDS encoding ABC transporter ATP-binding protein gives rise to the protein MNPIVSLEDVSLRYHSIGGETSAVSHLSLSVQAGEFISIVGPSGCGKSTILSMLAGQLAPSEGSIYIGGTIGYMLQKDYLLQWRSIRSNALLGLEIQKKLTPENVAYVDTLLAQYGLGDFKNSLPNQLSGGMRQRAALIRTLAVRPDILLLDEPFSALDYQTRLSVSDEIGTIIREEGKTAILVTHDISEAISLSDRVVVLSKRPARLKKIFPIQFSTENHTPMQAREAPEFKDYFNAIWKELDVHVS
- a CDS encoding ATP-binding protein — protein: MQCGYLVGTLCGILTLLYSMFFFSIDHSWIYFEPINRDKLIVVLLGLIANICVIGHLQQRNKNAMREISKLEAEGKIAAARAQILHNMSHDIRTPINGILGMAHIIESNPADTAKVLENVEKIEKSASALLSLANNVLDMNEMQSGNIQMERIPFRLALLCRETMENSKNLFPDNGLEFSFQVQAACEQELIGSSYHIKKILFNLYTNAIRYTQAGGLVATQITLLRETETQVVLQIKISDTGEGMSQEFIDTLLFEPFTQEKESARTKYQGSGLGMAIVKGLVDRMGGTITAESQLHKGSTFTLELPFEKPKEAAQQKKLASLSGVNILLADDNTLNLEIAEYILTEAGAVVTKAENGKDALELFKNAPENSFDIILMDVMMPEMDGLTATRRIRSLNRPDAERIPIFAVTASIFPGDIEKIKAAGMTAYLPKPLVWEELIAVLERYCEKADCPLQGV